DNA sequence from the Microcebus murinus isolate Inina chromosome 18, M.murinus_Inina_mat1.0, whole genome shotgun sequence genome:
aattttttgtagagacagagtctcattatgttgcccagactagtcttgaactcctggactcaagtgatcctccctccttggcctccctaagtactgagattacaggtatgagccactgtgcccagccttgatTTTGACCAGAACTTCTCTCTTCTCACTGTCTTCAAAAGTATTGCGTCGCCCCACTTACCTGAATCCTGGGTTTATTCAGCCAGCCCCACCTTCAattctttaatttataatataccCCAtgatggccgggtgcagtggctcatgcctgtaatcctagcacttttggaggccaagacaagaggattgcttgagctcaagagtttgagacctgTCTAGGCAACATAGCTAGCCCctgactctaccaaaaaatacaaaaattaggccaggcatggtggttcatgcctataatcctagcaatcctagcatggggaggccaaggtggggaggattgcttgagctcaggagttcgagaccaggctgagcaagagccagaccctgtctccacaaaaaatgggaaaattagccgggtgtggtgttgtgtgcctgtagtcccagctacttgggaggctgaggcaggaggatggcttgagcccaggagtttgaggttgcagtgagctatgatgacaccactgtcctctagactgggcaacgagccagactctgtctcaaaaaaaaaaaaaaaagcctatgatTAGGAGTCTAGGGAGGGCTGGCCCAAAGGTGCCCACACCTCCTAGAACTGACCCTTTTGtctcccccaccctgcctcagCAGAAAGCCCCACCCTCGGCTCAGGGAGCGCCATGACTGAAGTTGGCTGGTGGAAGCTGACCTTCCTCCGGAAAAAGAAATCCACTCCCAAGGTGCTGTACGAGATCCCTGACACCTATGCCCAAACGGAGGGAGGCACGGAACCCTCGGGGCCCGACACTAGCAGTCCCAACAGCAACTTTAACAGCCGCCTGGAGAAGATTGTGGACAAGAGCACAAAGGGCAAGCACGTCAAAGTCTCCAATTCAGGGCGCTTCAAGGAGAAAAGTAAAGTTCGAGCCACACTGGCGGAGAACCCCGGCCTCTTTGATGGCCGGGAGGGCAAAGGACAGTGAAGGGCTGAGGAGGATGCTAGCACCTCCTGGCTCCCTGCCATCAGCTGGATCTGAGACAGGAGCTTGCCACGCTGGCCTCATTGGTCACAGCTGAAGCCACTGTGGGGGCAGTTGACGCCTGCTGGGAGGAAATGTCTGGCTGTTAGGTTTGTATTTACATGCCTCACTTTTGTTAGGCCTGGGAGATCCAGGGTGCCCCGCCCTCCCCTGGCACATACGAAGGCACTCCAGTTTAAGGGTGAACGCTCCCACCTAGGAAGGACAGCCCTCCTTGAAGCAatggcagggctgctgggaggtgGCCTTGGCAGGGAATGGAAAGAGGGAGCTGGACAGAGTCCACCTCCCCCCAGGCATAGGGTCGGGGTGAGTTTGAATTGCCGCTCCCTCTACTTTCTCTACCCGTGTGACTGTTCCCTGGACCAATCCTGAGGAGAGTACATTTTCCAGAAGCCACGTGATGGGGGTGGTTTCTGTGGAACCAGAGGCAGAGACATTGAACTTAAGCTCATTTCCTAGCACAAGTGGTAAACTTCCTGGAACTTTGTCCCCAGGTATGGAGGAGGCAGAAGACCCTGGCACTCCATGGGGCGTGCCACAGAAGGCCAAGGGTCCAAACTGGGGGAGTGGGTGGGGAAGCTCTGGTAGGAGCTCAAAGCAGCCTCTCATTTCCCCTACTAGTATGTAACATGGATCAGCTCCAGAGATGAGTCCTGGGGCGTTGAATTTTGTCTAAGAAAAAATCGTAGGTTTCTCCTCGTAATAAACAATGCTGCAAAAGCAGAGAACTTGTTTATATTCTTATcttgcatttattgagatgactGTCATGCCTTTACCACCCTTCATGTGAGTAAAGTGGGCCTCTGTGCTTGCACCATTCCTTTCAAGCTTCAGGGAGGGTCCCCAGGTGTGACAAGGTAGGAACTGGGTCACTAATTTCACCATCAAGCTAGCCTTAGTATGGGGGATCGGGGAACAGAGGAGCTAGTTACGCCTCAGTGGTCAGTTCTCTCTGGCCAGCCAAGAGGCCAACAGATGCTCTAAAAGATGGGGCAGACCTTTGGTGACTAACCCCAAAGTCAGGGTTTGGGTCAGGATGCATTCTGGCTTTACCCCTTAGTAGCTGGGTGATCCTGggaacatttttaagaaaactgctctgagtctcatttcctcttttgtaaaaggGGGGCTGGAATAATGCCTATTTCATAGGGAGTGGtcagcatttgttttttgttttttttttttgagactgtctcactttgttgcccaggctagagtgagtgccgtggcatcagcctggctcacagcaacctcaaactcctgggctcagcgatcctactgcctcagcctcccgagtagctgggactacaggcatgcaccaccatgcccagttaattttttctatatatttttctttggccaatttatttctttctatttttggtagagacggggtcttgctcaggctggtttcgaactcccgacctcaagcaatccgcccacctcggcctcccagagtgctagaattataggcgtgagccaccgcgcctggcctggagtGGTCAGTATTAAGTggcccatagtaggtgctcagttaaaTATTGGTTTTTTATAAAGAACTCTACCATACCTGATAGCTTCAGTTTAACACATTACCTGCCGCACAAAAACATCAGAAAcgtttccttggggccacagtgttttattgtgaaaatagaattaaaactttgagtgtaatttaaaggtaaacataaatagaaaaatgatattgatatttattggcttctattcatttaatccacagttttagaattaaattgtcaatattaattgtaataataaaacatcaataagtaagattttatatatgcttcatgtgGCCCTGGGGTCAAAACTAGAATGAGTTAAAAACAACTGTCATGGCAGgtcggggtggctcacacctgtaatcctagtactctgggaggccgagggggggcggattgctcaaggtcaggagttcgaaaccagcctgagcaagagcgagacctcatctctactataagtagaaagaaattaattggccaactaatatatatagaaaaaatgagccaggcatggtggcacatgcctgtagtcccagctactcgggaggctgaggcagcaggattgcttgagcccaggagtttgaggttgctgtaagctaggccatggcactcactctagcctgggcaacaaagcgagactctgtctcaaaaaaaaaaacaaaaacaaaacacaactgtcatggcagttaatgtgttaaggaaGAGGCGTGAGCTCTGACATTAGGTCCAGCTCTTTCTGAAGCCACAAGATCTGGGAACTGGAAAAAACTGGCCAAATCTCTCTTTGGAGCTCGTGGTGGAAACACAGGGAGAGACCAAGGTGGCCACTAAACAATGTGGTCCTGCAGCTTCCAAGCCCGCTCCTTGCAGGCCGCTGGGCTACCCCACCCCAGGGAGCTGTTGCTCAGGGAATTTATTACCCAAACAAACAGACCCATACAAGGGGGCCTTTGTTAGGTGCCTCACCCAGGCCAGGGGAACTCAGAGGTCGAGTGAGGGAGATCAGGAGCTACAGGGACAGAAGGCAGGCTCAGGGGTGCTGCCTTTCCCAAGGCCTCTtccaccacccctccccactaCTCAGAACTTTCTAGGATCTCACCAATGACTCAATCCATAAAGCCTCCCGTGGAGGAGCTCAGACCTTCCCCAcgctcccagccctgctcagtgttaacagctaacatttatggagtgcttCCAGCAGGTGGCCCTGGAACAATATGCCCCAGCTTCCTCATTTAATCATCTCATCAGCTGAGACAGGTGCCAGCACTGTCCCCATTTTCCAGACAAGTTAGCTGAGACTTGGAGAGGTTAAAGCACTTGCCCTGGGTCCCCAGGCACTTGCAGTGGTGGAGCAGGGACTGAAGCCAGGGCTGGCCTGTGTGCGTGGCCACTGCCCCACACAGCCCTTCCATTCTTATTCTCTTCTGCTGAGGGACAGGAAATTGAGGCCCACAACAAAGAAAGTGGCACAGACACCTTCTGCAGAAGGGGAGGGAGgtaaggaggagagagggcaACGTCTGGGCCTCAGGATCCTGAGAGGTGACCATCATTCCCATGGGCTATACAGACGCTAACCAATGGGATTAAGCCAACCAGGATGTGTGCCCCATAAGGTCCTAGACTA
Encoded proteins:
- the PRR15L gene encoding proline-rich protein 15-like protein, with the translated sequence MTEVGWWKLTFLRKKKSTPKVLYEIPDTYAQTEGGTEPSGPDTSSPNSNFNSRLEKIVDKSTKGKHVKVSNSGRFKEKSKVRATLAENPGLFDGREGKGQ